From a region of the Malania oleifera isolate guangnan ecotype guangnan chromosome 12, ASM2987363v1, whole genome shotgun sequence genome:
- the LOC131143934 gene encoding uncharacterized protein LOC131143934, with the protein MGQREQETLKNFMHRFNMTTLKIHNLDMGVALAALTTAPQPRSFLYSLGKKPPLDMGELMIQVENYINLEEMMDTRGSRIERKRKNNSRESGDSFRSVKRHETSALHPGPKMRGQDNKFSTYTPLNVPRSELLMQIRKKDYISWPEPMRTPLHKRNMSKFYAFHRDHGHDIEECIQLKKEIEVLIRRGHLSKFIKKENPQRESLEQRRHEAKEKEE; encoded by the coding sequence ATGGGGCAAAGGGAGCAGGAGACTCTAAAGAACTTCATGCATCGATTCAACATGACGACCCTTAAAATTCACAACTTAGACATGGGGGTGGCTTTGGCAGCCTTGACAACGGCTCCCCAACCCAGAAGCTTCTTATACTCCCTAGGAAAAAAACCGCCATTGGATATGGGGGAGCTAATGATCCAAGTAGAGAATTACAtcaacctggaggagatgatggatacgagAGGAAGTCGCATAGAGCGGAAAAGGAAAAACAATAGCAGAGAATCTGGAGACTCCTTTAGATCCGTAAAAAGGCATGAGACTAGTGCGCTACACCCAGGCCCAAAGATGAGAGGACAAgacaacaagttctccacctacacacccctgaATGTACCGCGCTCGGAGTTACTGATGCAGATCAGAAAGAAGGACTACATCTcgtggcctgaacctatgcgaacgccTTTACACaagcggaacatgtccaagttctacgcattccatagggatcatggcCACGACATAGAAGAATGCATTcagttgaagaaagaaatcgaagtcctaataagaaggggacacCTGTCgaagtttataaagaaagaaaatccacAAAGGGAATCTCTCGAGCAGAGGAGACATGAggcaaaagagaaggaagagtaG